The genomic segment TCTCATTGTTATGTCGTCATATGATAAGAGAGTTTAAAACATCATATACTGGTATCCCGAGTGCTGAATTTTTCAAAGGTGAACTTGAAATAATCAAAGACCACTGTCATTTTAGCTCTGGGACATGGAAACTCGGAATTACTAAAAATGATGATTACCCAGAGTCCTCAAATGATAAACATTTAAGTTACAACCGACGATGGAATGACTTTCAAAATACAACATCTGAAAAGCAACTACTTGCTACACATGTGCTAAAAATGTACGAAAATCAAAAGGGATATAAAAAAGTGTATTCATTTATTTTTAAATAAATAGTATTACTTTGATATTAAGCCGGTTACTTACAGTAATCGGCTTTTTTATTACGTATTTATCAAAAATTAGCTAAACGGAATACTATGGAATAACTAACTATATTACGATCACTTAATATATATCTAAAATAGATTAGTAGATGATTAATGATGTTGTTTAAAGGACATGAGATCACCCTAAATTATTATAGATTATGACTTTATTTTATATTTAAGGTGATTTATGTCTGTAGTTGGTATCGGTTCATTAGTCAAAAGCGACAGTGAATTTAATGGTATTGGTAAAATAGTTGCAATTGATAGCGACAAAAGTAGTGCAACTATGTAAGCGCCTACTTAAACCCACCTACCAAATATTTCCAGTTATTGCATGATTATCTCTTCATTAAATGAAGGGGTAAAATCATGTTGAAAAGCAAAAAAGAACAACATTGGCAGCGCATATTTCAGCTGCAAACTGAAAGTGGGCTAAACAAATTACAATTCTGTAAACACAATAATATTAGTGTATCCACCTTTTACGCCTGGGCTACAAAGCTAAGCTCACAACCACCAAAAAGAACAAACAAGCAGAAAGTTATACCACTGATTTTTCCTGAAACTAAATCTGTGCAGCATCTTACTCTAACGTTAGCGAATAGTTATCAATTTTCATTTCCCGCGTCATTAGAACCGAGTAAATTACAGCAATTCTTAAGCGTGCTATCAGCATGACGCCACACAAACAGATCTACCTCGTTACGGGCCATACAGACATGCGTAAATCCATTGATGGTTTATCTCTAATCGTCAGTGATGTACTAGATATGGACCCGCTGAGCGAAGCTTGGTTTATTTTTTGTAACCGTCATCGAGATAAAATTAAGATCTTATTTTGGGATACCAATGGCTTTTGGCTTTACTATCGGCGGCTAGAGAAAGGTCGCTTTAAGTGGCCTAGATCTACAGATGAACAAGACGCGTTGACAATTAATCAACATCAGTTGAACTGGTTACTTTCAGGGCTGTCACTCGAGACTGCACATGTACACAAATCTTTAAACGGTCTCGCAGTGAGGTGATCGTCACTGGATCGACAATTGGCTGTTGCATGATCCAATACAGCAGGCAAACTAGCGTTATCTATTTGTATTGAGCGCTAATAAATGGCTACTGAACTGCCTGATAATATTGAGCAATTAAAACAGATGCTGGCAAGCTTGCAGCATGAAAATTAGGCACTGAACTCCGAAGTTAAAGTGTTAAATTCAAAAAATAAAGCGCTTACAAACAGCCTTAATATTGCTTTAGAGCAGTTGAAACTCAATCGTAAAAAAGAATTTGGTTCACGCAATGAAAAATGCCAAAGGGCACATTCAACGAAGCTGAAGAAAACCAATCAGAAAGTAAACCTCGCGAACGAAAAGGCCGTAAGGCCTTGCCTGAACATCTTGAACGAGAAGAAAAGTCTTACATTATCGACACGCCAACATGCGCATGCTGTGGACATGATATGCATGAGTGTGGCGAACAGATAAGCGAGCAAGTTAAGATCATTCCAGAAAAAATCAGCGTTATTAAGCACAAGCAAACCAAATATGCTTGCCGTGAATGCGAAGCAACATCAATTAGTTCATCAGTAGTGACTGCATCAAAACCAGCGCAGCCAATACCTGGCAGCATTGCTAGCCCAGAAGCGCTTGCGGCAGTTGTCGTCGCCAAATATTGCGATGTATTACCGCTCTATCGTTTGACTGATATATTTGCGCGATGCGGTCTTGAAATAACCCGAGGTACATTAGCGAATTGGTGTATCAAAAGCGCAGCACTACTCAGTCCATTAATAGCGGCAATGAAAATACATTTACTTGCCCAATCAACACTCTGTGCAGATGAAACCACCATCCAAGTACTTGATGAAAAAGATCGAACTGCACAACAGAAATCATATATGTGGGTTTATCGTAGCAATGAATATACTGCAAAGCCGGTTGTAATCTACGATTACCAACCGAGTCGCGCCCGTCGTTGTCCTGAGACATTCTTAGCGGGATACGCAGGTTATTTACAATGTGATGGCTACAGTGCTTATGAAAATATCGACGATATTATCCCTGTTGGTTGCTGGGCACATGCAAGACGTAAATTTCACGATGCTTTAGTGGCACAGTCGAAAAAAACAGGTAAAGCGACAGTAGGCCTCAATTACATTCAATCACTTTACGCAATAGAGAAAAAAGCCAAATTATTAACCCCTGAAGAACGGCAACACTTACGACTTAAAAAAGCAGAACCAATCTTATAGCAATTTCATGAATGGCTAACGAAGAGTGTAGAAACAGTCACGCCGAAAAGTAAAATCGGTGGTGCGATTAGCTATACCTTAAACCAATGGGAGAATCTGAGGCGCTATCTTTATTCAGGTGAATTAGGAATTGATAATAACGTCACCGAACGAGATATCAGGCCGTTTACCACAGGTCGAAAAAATTGGATGTTTAGCCAATCAGTGGATGGTGCAGACGCAAGCGCAGTACTTTACAGTATTGTGATGACTTGCCGTGCGAACGATATAAATCCGTATTTATACTTCCAAAAACTCTTCAGAGAACTACCGCAACGAGATGAATTTGCTGATTTAAGTGATTTATTGCCTTGGAATGCCGACCTAGAAGCCTGATGGTATCAGGCTTCACCGCTTAACTACGCGCTTACTTTTATAACGAGACATCGCAGTTTCCGACAGCGATCTATAGTGATAACCAGTATCGGCTTTCCACCGTTTCAGTTCGCCCGCTTTGAGGGCTATCACAGCTTCATTTCTCGGATGTCCAGATTCCCACAATCCTGCAATTTTTCGTGGTGGGATAGGTGGTTTTATCTTTTTGTCTTTTTATTAAGTGTTTTATGACATTCTTTTGTGTCATACGCACCACCAACCACCTGAGACTTCTGAAATACGTCTACGTAGGGGGTTGATCAACGATTGTAGTACTTCACTGTCACCAACATTAACAAGCGTCATTTCAGCAGAAATAATTTCATGAGTATCTACATCGGCCGTAATATGTAGGTTGCGCCATGTTCGACGCTTTTCATTACCGTGCTTTTTAACCTTCCATTCGCCTTCGCTAAACACTTTTAAGCCCGTTGAATCGATGGCAATATGGCGGATAGCACCTCTCTATGGGTTACGATATTTTATTTCAACCGTTTTAGCCCGTTTGCTTATGCTCGAATAATTGGGACTCCGCAGCGGTACATTCATCAGAGAAAAAATGGAATCAATAAAACCTTGTAAAGAACGTAATAGTAGGAAAAATACGCCTTTCATCATGAGTGTAGTTTCAATCTCAACATCGGAGAATTGAAATCCTCTACCACGTTTCCCGCGGTGGTGAGTGCAAGTCGATGCTTCTATGGCTGACTCGTCTATCCAAAATGTAATTGAGTCACGTTGAGTTAACGCGCGATTATACTCAGACCAATTGTAATGCTGTTCTTCGACTTACCCATCAAGTGAACCTTTTAAAATCAGTGATAATGTTCGGATCACAAGATTTACGAAAGGTTCCCTGATTTAGTCAACAACGCCATTTTAAAATGTTATGCTAAATATCCAACGTCAGTATTTAAGTTATTGGAATAATTAACGAAAATTAACCTAATGACGACACGAAAACTTATTTAAAAGATAAGTCGCTCGATATGTCGACATTTACTGGAAAATATAGGGGAAGAATTTCTGAAATGTTAGTTCGACTTTTCTAGCGTATTTATTGAGTTAAATAATGATAACATAGCCACAAATTAATTAAACAATTTGGTTTCAATTTCTGATTGTTTTATATCGTAAAGTATTTCTCATAAATCATATTATTTCGTTAAGGATATTAATGAATATGTTATTTATTTTTGTGGTGAAGGTGGTTTTTCAATTGTAATAACTATGCTGTAGGAGGTGGAAGGTAGTTGGTCGTAAATATTCACAATGAAATAATATAGTTAAAAATATATTCATAATAGTAAATAAATAACCCAAGGTTAGCTATAAATAATTATTTTATAGGTAATGTAACTATGGTAGCAACTTTGAATGGTGATTAAATTTTTATTTAATCAATTAAAATGTAAAAGCTAATAATAAGGAACATGTGAAATGGCGAAAATAAAATTAAGATTGTTAGATGATCTAAACAAAAGTAACAGAGGCACACAAAAATCACTTATCCCCAAATATATTGTAAAAATAACAGCTAGTGATCTAAATAATTACTTTAAATATGACTCTTCAGGTAAAAAGCATCCCTATAAAGTTGCAAACGATTCACTTATTGTCTTGGATGAGAATGTTCAAAGAGGTATGACTGATTTAGGACGTATTAGACAAGAAGAAAATAAAGTAAAGGATATAAAGAATTCTTTATTAGGATTAAACCATTTAGCACCTAAAGCGTTTATGGGAAACCTTGTTTGGAATATTAGGGAGCAAGGTAAAGAAGTTTTTGAAGTGTCAACAAGTCTTTTAGATAATAAACCTGCAATACAAGAAATTCAAATTAACACTAAAAAAATATTTTTGCCTGATTCTGCACATCGCCATCTAGGTATCTGTGAAGCTTATAAAGAATATTTAAAATCAGATAAACCATTTGAAAAATTTGATGAGGATTTTGAGTTTGCAATCGATGTATATAATTTAAGCTTGCAAGATGAAAAACTTTTATTTAATGAATTGAATTCAAAGCAAAAAAAAATAACGGCAGCTAAAGCAAAAGAACTAGACTTTACTTCACCTATTGGAAATTTGAAAGATAGTATTTTAGCCTATGACCAGGCAAATGAGCGCCTTTTTTCTCAAAACATTGAAGTTAACTCAAATACCAACGAAAGACATACACTGATGACAATGTCAGTTTTCACAGCTTCAATTAAGGCTATGTTTGGATTAGATTTAATTAAAGAATGTTTGCGCGATGAAGATTTAAAAAGTGAACTTTCTCAATATTATTGTGATTTTTTCTATAAATTGAAAGATGAAATAGTTGTTAAATGTACCTTCAGGAATAAAGAAAAAGAAGTGCATCCCTTTGCTAATTTATATAGGGAATACATTTATCCTAAAGAAAATGGGGATTACCCTGAGGATGAATTGGAAGAGTATATAATAGAAGCTAGGGAAGAAGCGTCGATAATAAATAAGACCATAAGAGGGCAAGATAAAATAAATAGTAATCCATTTATCAGGACATTAGCAAAAATTGGTGGCTTAATTAGAAAAATGGATGATTGGGAAGAAGTAATCGAAAATTTACAAAGTAAGCTTGTATCTCAAAAAAATGGTAGATTCTTCCAATCGGGCAATGAAGAGTTACTAAAAATACAAGAATCCACAGGTGAATCAATCGCTCGTATAAAAGATGATGGTAATATAAATATTCAAGTGCAAACCAGTACTCTCAAAACAATAGAGAATTTCTTATTGGAAGAGTTATCACTGAAACGCGAGTCTAAAATATTCCTTTGTCTCAATGGAGATGTTACTAAAGAATGGATTGATGGTTCACTTAGCTATACACATATCCTGTCTAGAGCCCAAGAAAACTACATCGATATTAACGTGCAGTTTTATATTGGGGGTAAAGTTGACCTCAAGGAACAAGATTTGGTAATGAGAGTTGAACCCAGTGTTAGTTGGAAAGGGGCAAAACTTAATGGAAAGAAAAGCGTTAAAGCTAAGAGATTGGATACATTCGCTGGCTATAAGGACACACACTACGGAAATGGAATTAAAAAATTAGAAGCTACCTTTGAAGTGACACTTCCTTCATATGATAATGATGATTCTGATATGTTTGATATTTTATTTAATTGTTATATTCCTACATTAAATGGACAGTTAGAAACATTACAGTTCACTTTAAAAGTTCAGCCTGAACCAATATCACAAGAAGACTAGAAGTATGGGGTTGATGAGTATTAAGGGGATTTTAAAAAAGCTAAATAATGATAAGTGTTTAATATCGGGTATAGCATTATGTAATTCATCTGAATTTATTGTTTCAAAAATTCAATTTCCCGAATTGTATAAAGGGAAGATATCAAAGGAAGAAAAGAATAGTTTAAGTATAATAATTAAAGAAATGGTATTGTACAAAGAGGATGTTTTAAAATTAGATCCTTTAGTAATATTCAAAATTTCAATTTTTTTCACTTTAATTTTGAATGCAAATTATAAAGGAGGGGATGAGCTATTCTTACAAGCTTATATTTTTATTTTTTGGAACGATATAGTGTTTCATGATTCAATTATTCCTGTGAAAGGGGATGTTTTTTGGATTTCAAATGGATTTTCTAAACTTGATAATAAATGTAAATATTATGAAATATTAAAAAATATAAGTTTAGTTGCATTGGTCGATTTAATTGCAGTAGACGATGATTTAGGGATTCTATATTTGATTGAAGTGAAACGCTCAGAAGTTGATGATCGATGTATTGGCCAAGTCATGAGGTATTATGAATCGAGTAATGAAATATTGTATAAGCTAAGTAGAAAATATAATATAAATTACATTAGGCCTATGATTGTATGTCAAAAGGTATTGACCCCGTATTGGAAAGGTTTGCCTTCTTGTTATAGGGACATATTCGACTTCTATACCTACAAGAAAGTAGATGGTATTTTAAATAACCCTAGGGTTACTGAACTTCATAACGCTAGAAAAAGTCTTTTATCCAGTTGGAATAAGGATTGAAATACCAATACAGTGCTCAATCGATTGCGAACGCTAAATTAAAAAATAATTATTTTATATTTATTAATTTTTAGTTGTAAGTTAGGGCTGTTATAATTCGACAGTCCTCTTGAGCTACTTGCTTGTTAATAACCTCAAATCGAGATGAAAATATGATGGAAATACTATATCTAGAAGTAACAATAAAATTTAATCACGATACAGTAGTTACTCCATTTTTAAAACACTTGGCTAAAATA from the Moritella sp. Urea-trap-13 genome contains:
- the tnpB gene encoding IS66 family insertion sequence element accessory protein TnpB (TnpB, as the term is used for proteins encoded by IS66 family insertion elements, is considered an accessory protein, since TnpC, encoded by a neighboring gene, is a DDE family transposase.), whose amino-acid sequence is MTPHKQIYLVTGHTDMRKSIDGLSLIVSDVLDMDPLSEAWFIFCNRHRDKIKILFWDTNGFWLYYRRLEKGRFKWPRSTDEQDALTINQHQLNWLLSGLSLETAHVHKSLNGLAVR